The Deinococcus puniceus genome segment GTTTGCCACGCTGCGGCCCACCAGCCGTCAAGGCTTCATCGAGGGCATTGGCCCGGTGGTGCTGACCGACACGGTGGGCTTTATCCGCGACCTGCCCAAAGACCTGACGCGGGCCTTCCGGTCTACGCTGGAAGAAATCGGAGACGCCGACGTGCTGCTGCATGTGCTGGACGCCGCCAGCCCCGGCGCAGACACCCGCTTCGACGCCGTGAACCGCATTCTGGAAGACCTCGGCTTCCGCGATATGCCGACTGTGGTGGCCCTGAATAAAGCCGACGCCACCGATGAAGACACCCTGCGCCGCGAGCAGGGCCGCATTCTGGACACGGTGGGCGAAGAAACCCCGTCTATTCCCACCAGCGCCCTGAACAACCGAGGCCTAACTGAACTGCGGGAAGCCCTCGCAGACGCGATTAACCGGGTGCAGCGCGAGGAATTGGCAGCGAGAGAAGAAGTCCGGGAACGGGCGGCGGAGTGGCAGTAAACCGAACGTAGAACTTGGAGTGTTGATCGTGGAAACAGCTCAACCACGATCTACGATCCACCCACCACTCTCCATCTTTAGACTGTCGCAGCCTGCCGCCCCATCGGTCAGGCTGCGTGTTCTCTATGTGGCGTTCGCGGTTGGCTTGGTTGTATTTGGCAGTGGTGGCCCTCGCTTGGGCCTTGGGCGAGTGGGCAGCCGAAGCCAGTGTGCCGACGCTGTTGCTGGCCTACCTTCCCCCGGTGGTGTGGCTGTTGCCTGCGCTGCCCGTGCTGTGCTGGACGCTACTTCGGCGGGATGGGCGGCGGCGCGGGTGGGCCACTGCGGTGCTGGCAAGTGCGCTGGCCGCGTGGGGCGCTGGGCTGGCAGACGGCGCGTTTGCCCTCGCTCCGGCCAACTCCGCCGACACCTTGCGCGTCGTGACTTTCAATACGGCACGCGGCACCCGCATCAGCGCCGATAAAATGGCCGCCAACCTGCGGGCCATGAACGCCGATGTAGTGCTGCTGCAAGAAACCCGTTTCATGGATACCGGCTACCGCGCCGCCCTGCTCGCGGGCCTGCCGGGGTATGCGGTGCATTCGGCGGGTGAAGTGATGACGCTCTCACGGTTACCTGTACTCAGCACACAAGCATTCGCGGCCCCCGGCAGCAACCGCCAGTACTTGCAGACGACCCTGAACTGGCGGGGCCAACGCCTGCGCGTGGTCAATGTCCATCTGAATACAGTGCTGCTGTCGCGTGCATTGGCGGGCGACTGGGACAGCGTGGGCCGCACCCGCGACGTGCGGGAAGAGCAGGTGCGAACGCTAGAGCAGATTGCTGCCGCAGAATCCGGGCCACTGCTGCTGGCAGGCGACCTGAACACCCCACCGCGTGGCCGCCTGTACCGCCGCCTGACCCGCGCTTACGGCCCCAGCGCCCACGATCAGGCCGGACGGGGGCCGGGGTGGACATTTCCCAGCCTGTACCTACGAATAGATCATGCGATGGCACGCGGGCTACAGCCTGTGCGGGTGCAAGTCTTGCCCGACGCGGGCAGTGACCATCTGCCGCTCTTGGTGGAGTACGCGCTGACCCAAACCGGAGAGTAGAGGAATGATAAGTGCCTCTGGTTCCGGTCTGAACCTATACACTCGCAGCATGACGCTGCACCCCGTTCCACACACCGTAGGCGTCCCGGCACAGCCTCAAGCTCAGGCCACATCTCAGTCTTTGGCGCAGTCCACCGAAGCCACCCTGATCTACAACGCCAAGGCGGGCACCAGCGAGCGGGCCAGCCCTGACCATCTGGTCGAGGAACTAGCGGCCATCGGCTACCGTCCGATTTACCGCGCTACCGCCAGTCCAGACGATATTGCCCAAGCTCTGGAAGGGGCACGCGGCACGCTGTTCGTGGCGGGCGGAGACGGCACGTTGCGGGCGGTGGCGCTGCATCTGCTGGCCCGCCCCGAAGAAGAACGGGCAGCCTTGCGGGTGGGCGTGATCCCGATGGGCACGGCCAACAATGTGGCCCGCACGCTCGGTGTCTTGGGCGACCCGTTAGAAGTGATTCGGGCCTACGCGGGCGCTCAGGCCGTGCCCTTTGATGTCGGGCGGGTGCGTGGGCCTTGGGGCCAAGACCTGTTTTTGGAAGCGTGCGGCTGCGGCCTGTTTGCCGACGTGATGGCCGAATACGGCCCCGACGAGGGCAAAAGCGTGTTGCGGGCAGTGCAGGCCATGATCCGGGCCATGCCGGGCTTCGCGCCGCCCACCGTGTCACTGACGCTGGACGGGCGGGCCTTTCCCGACGACGCCTACACCATTCTGGAAGTGATGAACACCAGCGCCACTGGCCCCACGCTGCGCTTTTCGACGCACGCCGACCCCACCGAGGGCACGCTGGACGTGATCCGGGTGGCGCATTCTGACCGCGAAAGCATGCTGGCCTACCTGACTTCGCTGCTGACCGACACCTTCGAAGACCGTCCCAGCGTGCAAAGCCACGACGCCCGCGTGACGGAAATCAGTTATGTGGGCCAGATTTTTCATGTGGACGGCGAGACGCGGCAGGCGGCCCCCGGCGGCAGGGTCAGCATCGAAGCGTGGCCGGGCGCGTTGCAGATGCTGCGGCCCCAGCGCCAGCCCTAAAGACCGCAGATGAACAGACCACAGATGAAAATAGACCTGCACATGCACACCGAGGTCAGCCACGACTGCCGCACCCGCCTGCGCGATATTCCGGCGTGGATGCTGAGCGGGGGCACACGCACCATTGCCGTGACCGATCACGACCAGCAGCGCGGCGGCCCGGAATTGGCCGCCATCGTGGCCGACATGGGCCTGTCGGAGCGCCTGAATATCATTGCCGGAGAAGAAATTACGACTGCTGAGGGCGAACTGATCGGGCTGTTTTTGACGGAACGCATTCCACCCCGGCTGTCGCCCGAAGACACCGTGCAGGCCATTCACGCTCAGGGCGGCTTGGTCATGCTTCAACACGGCTTCGATCCCCTTAAACGCTACCGCCTGAAGCCTGAGGCCACCGCCCGCATTGCCGATTCCATCGATCTCGTGGAAGTCTTCAACTCGCGTGTGTCGCGGCCCCGCTGGAACCGGGCGGCGGCGGCGTGGGCACAGGAGCGCGGCCTGCCCATGTGCGCGGGCAGCGACGCCCATACCCTGCAAGACATCGGGGAGGCGTGGGTGGAAGCTCCGTTTAGGCCCATTCATACCCCCGCCGACTTGTTGGCCGCACTCGCTGAAGGCACGGTGGGCGGGCGCTGGACGCATCCGGTGCAGGCTTACGGCATCAAGCAATGGCGCGTGCTGCGTGGGAAATTGGGGCGTGGATAACTGCGGCGAGACAGCGAGGCTCTACTTCACCCCCGGTGTCCAGCCGAACACTGCCGCGTTGCCGTAGCCGCTGGCCCGCACGGCTTGGAGTTGCGCGGCCAGCGTGGGCGACCCTGCCCCGACTTGCAAGCCCGGCCACACCAATTGCCGCTGCGGAAATTGCAACAAGGCCAGCCGCGTGAGGGCGGTATAGGGCAGGTACACCATCGGCATGGCGGCTTCCAGCCCCGGCCACGCCTGCCAGCGTTGCAGCGGATCGTGCGTATAGAACACGGCGGCGCTGATCAGGCCGCGCCCGCCCGCCGCCCGGTAGGTGCTGCTGAGGGTTCCAGCCAGTTTGGTAATCAGGCCCGCCCGGTAGTCTGTCCAGAGCCGCCAGCCCTCGGTGGCCGTGCCGTCCTCGTTCTGGCGTTTCAGGGTGCGGGCGTCCAGGCCCGTTTGGGCGGCGAATCCGGCGAGGGCAGTGGGGTGATACCCGAAGTCGGTTTCGCGCGGGTAGCGCAAGTAGTCCAGATGCAGGCCCGCGCTGGGATACAGGGTCGCCACCTCACGGGTCAGGGCGGTCAGGGTGGCCTGCACCTCGGCGTCGGCAGGGTCGACGAAGCCCAGTTTGCTGAAGCTCAGGCTGGGGCGGCCCTCCAAGCTCAGGGTCGCCATGCTGTCTTTCCAGAGCGGCGTGACTGGAATGCCAAACGACGCATCGGGCCGCCAGTACAGCGTTTCTATCCACACGTTCACACGCGGCCCA includes the following:
- a CDS encoding PHP-associated domain-containing protein — translated: MNRPQMKIDLHMHTEVSHDCRTRLRDIPAWMLSGGTRTIAVTDHDQQRGGPELAAIVADMGLSERLNIIAGEEITTAEGELIGLFLTERIPPRLSPEDTVQAIHAQGGLVMLQHGFDPLKRYRLKPEATARIADSIDLVEVFNSRVSRPRWNRAAAAWAQERGLPMCAGSDAHTLQDIGEAWVEAPFRPIHTPADLLAALAEGTVGGRWTHPVQAYGIKQWRVLRGKLGRG
- a CDS encoding endonuclease/exonuclease/phosphatase family protein, translated to MWRSRLAWLYLAVVALAWALGEWAAEASVPTLLLAYLPPVVWLLPALPVLCWTLLRRDGRRRGWATAVLASALAAWGAGLADGAFALAPANSADTLRVVTFNTARGTRISADKMAANLRAMNADVVLLQETRFMDTGYRAALLAGLPGYAVHSAGEVMTLSRLPVLSTQAFAAPGSNRQYLQTTLNWRGQRLRVVNVHLNTVLLSRALAGDWDSVGRTRDVREEQVRTLEQIAAAESGPLLLAGDLNTPPRGRLYRRLTRAYGPSAHDQAGRGPGWTFPSLYLRIDHAMARGLQPVRVQVLPDAGSDHLPLLVEYALTQTGE
- a CDS encoding diacylglycerol/lipid kinase family protein, with amino-acid sequence MTLHPVPHTVGVPAQPQAQATSQSLAQSTEATLIYNAKAGTSERASPDHLVEELAAIGYRPIYRATASPDDIAQALEGARGTLFVAGGDGTLRAVALHLLARPEEERAALRVGVIPMGTANNVARTLGVLGDPLEVIRAYAGAQAVPFDVGRVRGPWGQDLFLEACGCGLFADVMAEYGPDEGKSVLRAVQAMIRAMPGFAPPTVSLTLDGRAFPDDAYTILEVMNTSATGPTLRFSTHADPTEGTLDVIRVAHSDRESMLAYLTSLLTDTFEDRPSVQSHDARVTEISYVGQIFHVDGETRQAAPGGRVSIEAWPGALQMLRPQRQP
- a CDS encoding glycoside hydrolase family 10 protein, which translates into the protein MRLTVLTSLLALSFTACAAPSVPSGTARTAFWLRPPATAAELERTLNAAGAAGFTDVLLEGFYHGRVAWNSTQFPRKLNYDAVKTALNVQERGGPRVNVWIETLYWRPDASFGIPVTPLWKDSMATLSLEGRPSLSFSKLGFVDPADAEVQATLTALTREVATLYPSAGLHLDYLRYPRETDFGYHPTALAGFAAQTGLDARTLKRQNEDGTATEGWRLWTDYRAGLITKLAGTLSSTYRAAGGRGLISAAVFYTHDPLQRWQAWPGLEAAMPMVYLPYTALTRLALLQFPQRQLVWPGLQVGAGSPTLAAQLQAVRASGYGNAAVFGWTPGVK